The following are from one region of the Chromobacterium phragmitis genome:
- the sodB gene encoding superoxide dismutase [Fe], which yields MEHKLPELPYALDALAPHISKETLEFHYGKHHQTYITNLNNLIKGTEFENASLEEIVKKSSGGIFNNAAQVWNHTFYWFGLAPNAGGEPTGALADAIKAKWGSFDEFKKAFTQTAIGTFGSGWAWLVKNSDGSLDLVSTSNAATPLSTDKKPLLTCDVWEHAYYIDYRNSRPNYMDSFWKLVNWDFVAKNFA from the coding sequence ATGGAACACAAACTGCCTGAACTGCCGTACGCGCTGGACGCCCTGGCCCCGCACATCTCCAAGGAAACCCTGGAATTCCACTACGGCAAGCACCACCAGACCTACATCACCAACCTGAACAACCTGATCAAGGGCACCGAGTTCGAAAACGCCTCCCTGGAAGAGATCGTCAAGAAATCGTCCGGCGGCATCTTCAACAATGCCGCACAGGTTTGGAACCACACCTTCTACTGGTTCGGCCTGGCTCCGAACGCCGGCGGCGAACCGACCGGCGCGCTGGCCGACGCCATCAAGGCCAAGTGGGGTTCTTTCGACGAATTCAAGAAGGCCTTCACCCAGACCGCCATCGGCACCTTCGGTTCCGGCTGGGCCTGGCTGGTGAAGAACAGCGACGGCAGCCTGGACCTGGTATCCACCAGCAACGCCGCCACCCCGCTGAGCACCGACAAGAAGCCGCTCTTGACCTGTGACGTGTGGGAACACGCGTATTATATCGACTACCGCAACAGCCGCCCGAACTATATGGACAGCTTCTGGAAGCTGGTGAACTGGGACTTCGTGGCCAAGAACTTCGCCTGA
- a CDS encoding substrate-binding periplasmic protein — protein MSALLFLLPLLSAAGEPTLELVTLQYPPYQYQDGAETKGFVVDIVREAFRRMGRSIHVSVYPWGRSLAMAESGLADGIFTLYKTPERESKLDYSHQVLMPQAVSLFVLKGAAIHFEGELKPLAGYRFGVVRAVSYGAIFDGAAKRGDIQVSEVAASGEQNVEKLLARRFDILVSNRYGAWDIMKRMHVDGQVRELQPPVEQIPSYLAFARKPELAGLRERFDAALESMRRDGSYQRLVEEADKSAR, from the coding sequence ATGTCCGCGCTATTGTTCCTGCTGCCCCTGTTGTCCGCCGCCGGCGAGCCGACGCTGGAGCTGGTCACGCTGCAATATCCGCCTTACCAATATCAGGACGGCGCGGAGACCAAGGGTTTCGTGGTGGATATCGTGAGGGAGGCCTTCCGCAGGATGGGACGTTCCATCCACGTCAGCGTTTACCCTTGGGGACGGTCGCTGGCGATGGCGGAGTCCGGGCTGGCGGACGGCATCTTCACGCTGTACAAGACGCCTGAACGCGAGTCCAAGCTGGATTACTCGCATCAGGTGCTGATGCCGCAGGCAGTGTCGCTCTTCGTGCTCAAAGGCGCGGCAATTCATTTCGAGGGAGAGTTGAAGCCTCTGGCAGGCTATCGCTTCGGGGTGGTGAGGGCGGTCAGTTACGGCGCGATATTCGATGGAGCGGCCAAGCGCGGAGATATCCAGGTGTCGGAGGTGGCGGCCAGCGGCGAGCAGAACGTGGAAAAACTGCTTGCGCGCCGCTTCGACATTCTGGTCAGCAACCGTTACGGCGCCTGGGACATCATGAAGCGCATGCATGTTGACGGACAGGTGCGGGAGTTGCAGCCGCCGGTGGAGCAGATTCCCAGCTATCTCGCCTTCGCGCGCAAGCCTGAGCTGGCCGGGCTGCGCGAACGCTTCGACGCCGCGCTGGAGAGCATGAGGCGTGATGGCAGCTATCAGCGCCTTGTCGAGGAAGCCGACAAGTCCGCCCGCTGA
- the purF gene encoding amidophosphoribosyltransferase has protein sequence MCGILGVVGQSPVNQLLYDGLQVLQHRGQDAAGIVTANGKTFHMHKGSGMVRDVFRTRNMRSLLGNAGIAHVRYPTAGSAACLAEAQPFYVNSPFGIVLAHNGNLTNTDELKADMFRNDLRHINTNSDSEVLLNVFAHEVAQRVSGHELTVDAVFGAVEAVHRRVKGAYAVVAMIAGFGLVAFRDPNGIRPLVMGCTETDGKTEYMFSSESVALDCSGFALLRDVAPGECVYVTFDGDMHSQVCAKNTRLAPCLFEYVYFARPDSVIDGVSVYQSRLNMGETLAEKIRRDLPNLDIDVVIPIPDSSRQSALQLANALGLPYREGFIKNRYIGRTFIMPGQAVRRKSVRQKLNPVPLEFAGRNVLLVDDSIVRGTTSKEIVQMARDSGAKNVYFASAAPAVRFPNVYGIDMPTRAELLATGRDEAEIAREIGADAVIYQDLDALKDAVASVNRELKLFESSCFDGEYITGDITSAYLDAIECARLDLKHKDKDGSEQMIDLNLNVAEQNLI, from the coding sequence ATGTGTGGAATTCTAGGCGTGGTCGGTCAGTCTCCGGTCAATCAGCTGCTGTACGACGGTTTGCAAGTGCTGCAACACCGCGGACAGGACGCGGCCGGCATCGTTACCGCCAATGGCAAGACCTTTCACATGCACAAGGGCAGCGGCATGGTGCGCGACGTGTTCCGCACCCGCAATATGCGTTCGCTGCTGGGCAATGCCGGCATCGCCCATGTGCGTTATCCCACGGCTGGCTCGGCTGCCTGCCTGGCGGAGGCGCAGCCGTTCTACGTCAATTCGCCCTTCGGCATCGTGCTGGCGCATAACGGCAATCTGACCAATACCGACGAGTTGAAGGCGGACATGTTCCGCAACGATCTTCGCCACATCAATACCAATTCCGACTCCGAAGTGCTGCTTAACGTGTTCGCGCATGAGGTGGCGCAGCGGGTGAGCGGCCACGAGCTGACCGTCGACGCGGTGTTCGGCGCGGTGGAGGCCGTGCACCGTCGCGTCAAGGGCGCTTATGCGGTGGTGGCGATGATCGCCGGCTTCGGCCTGGTGGCCTTTCGGGACCCCAATGGCATCCGCCCATTGGTGATGGGCTGCACCGAGACCGACGGCAAAACCGAATACATGTTCTCGTCGGAATCGGTGGCGTTGGACTGTTCCGGTTTCGCGCTGCTGCGCGATGTGGCGCCGGGAGAATGCGTGTACGTGACCTTCGACGGCGACATGCATAGCCAGGTGTGCGCGAAGAATACCCGCCTTGCGCCCTGCCTGTTCGAATATGTGTACTTCGCGCGTCCGGACTCGGTGATAGACGGCGTGTCGGTCTACCAATCCAGGCTGAACATGGGCGAGACCCTGGCCGAGAAGATTCGCCGCGACTTGCCGAATCTGGATATCGATGTGGTGATCCCGATTCCGGACTCCAGCCGACAGAGCGCGCTGCAGCTGGCCAACGCGTTGGGTCTGCCGTATCGCGAAGGCTTCATCAAGAACCGCTACATCGGTCGCACCTTCATCATGCCGGGCCAGGCGGTGCGCCGGAAGTCGGTGCGGCAGAAGCTGAACCCGGTGCCGCTGGAGTTTGCCGGCCGCAACGTGTTGCTGGTGGACGATTCCATCGTCCGCGGCACCACGTCCAAGGAAATCGTGCAGATGGCGCGCGATTCCGGCGCCAAGAATGTGTATTTCGCTTCAGCCGCGCCGGCGGTGCGTTTTCCCAACGTCTACGGCATCGACATGCCCACCCGGGCGGAATTGCTGGCCACCGGCCGCGACGAGGCCGAGATCGCGCGCGAGATCGGCGCCGACGCGGTGATCTACCAGGACCTGGACGCGCTGAAGGACGCGGTGGCGAGCGTCAATCGGGAGTTGAAGCTGTTCGAGAGCTCCTGCTTCGACGGCGAGTACATCACCGGGGACATCACCTCGGCCTACCTTGACGCCATCGAGTGCGCTCGGCTGGACTTGAAGCACAAGGACAAGGACGGCAGCGAGCAGATGATAGACCTCAACCTGAACGTGGCGGAGCAGAATCTGATCTGA
- a CDS encoding CvpA family protein gives MTVFDYIAIAIIAGSVLMALMRGLIAEVLSLGAWLIAFWCAKQFSPLVMAFLPDSLQSEGLRMVAGFILVFFVVWLATALLRVTLTGLVDSIGLGAINRLLGGMFGLARGLALVTALVLLGGLSSLPQKPMWRNAVLAAPFESLALSLRPWLPPTMADNLHYDSPGGQSPDS, from the coding sequence ATGACTGTGTTCGACTATATCGCAATAGCCATTATCGCCGGATCGGTGCTGATGGCCTTGATGCGCGGCCTGATCGCCGAAGTGCTGTCGCTGGGCGCCTGGCTGATCGCCTTTTGGTGCGCCAAACAGTTTTCGCCGCTGGTGATGGCGTTTCTGCCGGACAGCCTGCAGAGCGAGGGCTTGCGCATGGTGGCCGGCTTCATCCTGGTTTTCTTCGTGGTGTGGCTGGCGACCGCCTTGTTGCGCGTGACGCTGACAGGCTTGGTGGACAGCATTGGGCTGGGCGCGATCAATCGCCTGCTGGGCGGCATGTTCGGCCTGGCGCGCGGCTTGGCGCTGGTGACGGCGCTGGTGTTGCTGGGCGGGCTGAGCAGCCTGCCGCAGAAACCGATGTGGAGGAATGCCGTGCTGGCGGCGCCATTCGAATCTCTGGCTTTGTCATTGAGGCCATGGTTGCCGCCTACGATGGCGGACAATCTGCACTACGACTCTCCCGGCGGCCAGTCGCCGGACAGTTAG
- a CDS encoding SPOR domain-containing protein, translating to MALSSHDELILLRKRARRRLVGAVVLVSVATVVLWNVVGHLPEQQMKPESIEIMGGASAPAAASAPAAAAKPAASQPLAETPAPVAAAGNATELPANLSSVTAPPPVEAVKPAERPAPAPAVSESKPKAEPKPEPKPEKRKEEPKAEKPRKADPAAILEGRFDPDSHAAPKTEPAHGKSMIQLAALSDPAKVDTLRSKLASIGVAAHFSKVETSKGEVTRVRVGPFASQAEAQAALQKLAKSGINGIIINK from the coding sequence ATGGCACTGTCCAGCCACGATGAACTGATCTTGTTGAGAAAGCGCGCTCGCCGCCGCCTGGTCGGCGCGGTGGTGCTGGTCTCTGTTGCCACCGTCGTTTTGTGGAACGTGGTGGGCCATCTGCCGGAACAGCAGATGAAGCCGGAATCCATCGAAATCATGGGCGGCGCGTCGGCTCCTGCCGCGGCGTCGGCGCCCGCCGCCGCGGCAAAACCCGCCGCGTCGCAGCCGTTGGCCGAGACGCCCGCGCCGGTTGCCGCCGCTGGCAACGCTACGGAGCTGCCGGCCAATCTGTCCTCGGTGACCGCTCCGCCGCCGGTGGAGGCCGTCAAGCCGGCCGAAAGGCCCGCTCCAGCGCCGGCGGTCTCGGAAAGCAAACCCAAGGCGGAACCTAAGCCCGAGCCCAAGCCGGAAAAGCGCAAGGAAGAGCCCAAGGCCGAGAAGCCGCGCAAAGCGGACCCCGCGGCTATTCTGGAAGGCCGCTTCGACCCCGACAGCCATGCCGCGCCCAAGACCGAGCCGGCGCACGGCAAGTCGATGATCCAGCTGGCGGCGTTGTCGGATCCGGCCAAGGTGGACACGTTGCGGAGCAAGCTCGCCTCCATCGGCGTCGCGGCGCACTTTTCCAAGGTGGAGACCAGCAAGGGCGAGGTGACCCGTGTTCGCGTAGGACCGTTCGCCAGTCAGGCCGAGGCGCAGGCGGCGCTGCAGAAGCTGGCCAAGTCCGGCATCAACGGCATCATCATCAATAAGTAG
- the folC gene encoding bifunctional tetrahydrofolate synthase/dihydrofolate synthase, which translates to MTTRKTLDDWLHWQESLHTAAIDMGLARVERVRDAMGLKPACPVIMVAGTNGKGSTCAMLSSMLRAAGYKVGTYTSPHILRYNERIAIDLKPASDERIISAFEAIDAARGDTTLTYFEFGTLAAVHCFAAEKVDAIILEVGLGGRLDAVNIFEPDVSVVVSVDLDHQAILGDNREDIGFEKAGIYRAGKPAICVDPEPPLRLLEHAAAIGADLRLYGRDFGFTRMDNQWSFRHGDHARHALPIPALRGGYQMVNACGALAALEALKDTLPVGIGAVKQGLVEVEWPGRFQVLPGRPAVVLDVGHNPHAVKAMAAALKQLPYAEKRYAVFSMLADKDMDAVIELARGEFDHWLVAGLDMPRGQSGESIAARLAAAGIDSVAAYPAVADAWAAALSQAGDNDRIVVFGSFHTVAEVEAARRHPV; encoded by the coding sequence ATGACGACACGAAAGACGCTCGACGACTGGCTGCATTGGCAGGAAAGCCTGCACACGGCGGCGATAGACATGGGCCTGGCCCGGGTGGAGCGCGTGCGCGACGCGATGGGCCTCAAACCGGCCTGTCCGGTGATCATGGTGGCCGGCACCAATGGCAAGGGCTCCACCTGCGCGATGCTGTCCAGCATGCTGCGCGCCGCCGGCTATAAGGTAGGCACCTACACCTCGCCGCACATCCTGCGCTACAACGAGCGCATCGCCATCGACCTCAAGCCCGCGTCGGACGAACGCATCATCTCGGCGTTCGAGGCGATAGACGCCGCGCGCGGCGACACCACGCTCACGTATTTCGAATTCGGTACCCTGGCGGCGGTGCATTGCTTCGCAGCCGAAAAAGTGGACGCGATCATCCTGGAGGTCGGCCTGGGCGGCCGGCTGGATGCGGTCAACATCTTCGAGCCGGACGTGTCCGTCGTCGTCAGCGTGGATCTGGACCATCAGGCGATACTGGGCGACAACCGCGAGGACATCGGTTTCGAGAAGGCCGGAATCTACCGCGCAGGCAAGCCGGCGATCTGCGTCGATCCCGAGCCGCCTCTGCGGCTGCTGGAGCACGCCGCCGCCATCGGCGCCGACCTCAGGTTGTACGGCCGCGATTTCGGCTTCACGCGCATGGACAACCAGTGGTCGTTCCGCCATGGCGATCATGCTCGCCATGCCTTGCCGATTCCGGCGCTGCGCGGCGGCTACCAGATGGTCAACGCCTGCGGCGCGCTGGCCGCGCTGGAAGCGCTCAAGGACACGCTGCCGGTCGGTATCGGCGCGGTCAAGCAGGGTCTGGTCGAGGTGGAGTGGCCGGGCCGGTTCCAGGTGCTGCCGGGCCGACCGGCCGTGGTGCTGGACGTCGGCCACAACCCGCACGCGGTGAAAGCCATGGCGGCCGCGCTCAAGCAGCTGCCGTATGCGGAGAAGCGCTACGCGGTGTTCTCCATGTTGGCCGACAAGGACATGGACGCGGTGATCGAGCTCGCCCGCGGCGAATTCGACCACTGGCTGGTCGCGGGGCTGGACATGCCGCGCGGCCAGAGCGGAGAGTCGATCGCCGCCAGGCTGGCCGCAGCCGGCATCGACTCGGTCGCCGCTTATCCCGCCGTGGCCGATGCTTGGGCCGCTGCCTTATCGCAAGCCGGCGACAATGATAGAATCGTCGTTTTCGGGTCTTTCCACACGGTAGCGGAAGTGGAAGCGGCCCGGCGTCACCCGGTTTGA
- a CDS encoding ATP-binding cassette domain-containing protein, which produces MALITVEKACLAFGHHALLDNVDFALEPGEAVGLIGRNGAGKSSLLKGIAGAVQLDDGRINTKGDVKVAYVPQEPEFDPGHTVFEAVAEGLGDLKALLTDYHKVTQQLTQADADHGQALARMETIQHELEARGGWQFDALIASTLSHLELNPDARISDLSGGWKKRVALARALASKPDVLLLDEPTNHLDVSAIEWLEGLIKSFSGSVLLITHDRRFLDNVATRIIELDRGILRSYPGSFSAYQTRKAEELAIEEEQNRVFDKFHAQEEAWIRKGVEARRTRNEGRVRRLEAIRRERSSRRERVGQVNFQLDAGERSGKLVAELEHVSKGFGDKQLIRDFTSRILRGDKIGLIGPNGAGKTTLLKLILGELEPDSGTVKQGTKLEIAYFDQFREQLDEETSVADIISQGNDFVEIGGVKKHVMSYLEDFLFSPQRARSPVRSLSGGERNRLLLARLFTRPANVLVLDEPTNDLDIDTLELLEDVIAQYSGTVFLVSHDRAFLDNVVTQVIAFEGEGKLEEYPGGYQDWLDAKKRMAEYAPAEKTKDAAPAKDVPRQDKPKAPRSKLSYNETRELAALPDQISALEAEQAELNQRLLDPNCYRDAPKEAIAWQQRVEAIDELLLDKLARWEELEQRAN; this is translated from the coding sequence ATGGCTCTGATTACCGTCGAGAAGGCCTGCCTCGCCTTCGGACACCACGCGCTGCTGGACAATGTAGATTTCGCCCTGGAACCGGGCGAGGCGGTCGGCCTGATCGGCCGCAACGGCGCGGGCAAGTCGTCGCTGCTCAAAGGCATCGCCGGCGCGGTGCAGCTGGACGATGGCCGCATCAACACCAAGGGCGACGTCAAGGTCGCCTATGTGCCGCAAGAGCCGGAATTCGATCCCGGGCACACCGTGTTCGAAGCCGTGGCCGAAGGCCTGGGCGATCTCAAGGCCCTGCTCACCGACTACCACAAGGTCACTCAGCAACTGACCCAGGCCGACGCCGACCACGGACAGGCGCTCGCCCGCATGGAAACCATCCAGCACGAGCTGGAAGCCCGCGGCGGCTGGCAGTTCGACGCGCTGATCGCCTCCACGCTGAGCCATCTGGAACTGAACCCCGACGCGCGCATCTCCGACCTGTCCGGCGGCTGGAAAAAGCGGGTGGCGCTGGCGCGCGCGCTGGCGTCCAAGCCGGACGTGCTGCTCTTGGACGAGCCGACCAACCACTTGGACGTGTCCGCCATCGAGTGGCTGGAAGGCCTGATCAAGAGTTTCTCCGGCAGCGTACTGCTGATCACCCACGACCGCCGCTTCCTCGACAACGTCGCCACCCGCATCATTGAACTGGACCGCGGCATCCTGCGCAGCTATCCGGGCAGCTTCTCCGCCTACCAGACGCGCAAGGCGGAAGAGCTGGCGATAGAGGAAGAGCAGAACCGCGTATTCGATAAATTCCACGCTCAGGAAGAGGCGTGGATACGCAAGGGCGTGGAGGCGCGCCGCACCCGCAACGAGGGCCGCGTGCGCCGGCTGGAGGCCATCCGCCGCGAACGCTCCTCGCGCCGCGAGCGTGTGGGCCAGGTCAACTTCCAGCTGGACGCCGGCGAACGCTCCGGCAAGCTGGTGGCGGAGCTGGAGCATGTCAGCAAGGGATTCGGCGACAAGCAACTGATCCGCGATTTCACCAGCCGCATCCTGCGCGGCGACAAGATCGGCCTGATCGGGCCCAACGGCGCCGGCAAGACCACGCTGCTGAAGCTGATCCTGGGCGAGCTGGAGCCCGACTCCGGCACGGTCAAGCAAGGCACCAAGCTGGAAATCGCCTACTTCGACCAATTCCGCGAGCAACTGGACGAGGAAACCAGCGTCGCCGACATCATCAGCCAGGGCAATGATTTCGTCGAAATCGGCGGCGTGAAGAAGCATGTGATGAGCTATCTGGAAGACTTCCTGTTCTCGCCGCAGCGCGCGCGCAGCCCGGTGCGCTCGCTGTCCGGCGGCGAGCGCAACCGCCTGCTGCTGGCCCGCCTGTTCACCCGTCCGGCCAATGTGCTGGTGCTGGACGAGCCGACCAACGATCTGGACATCGACACGCTGGAATTGCTGGAAGACGTGATTGCCCAGTATTCCGGCACCGTATTCCTGGTCAGCCACGACCGCGCCTTTCTCGACAATGTGGTGACCCAGGTCATCGCCTTCGAGGGCGAAGGCAAGCTGGAAGAATATCCGGGCGGCTATCAGGACTGGCTGGACGCGAAAAAACGCATGGCCGAATACGCCCCGGCGGAAAAGACCAAGGACGCCGCGCCGGCCAAAGATGTTCCGCGCCAGGACAAGCCCAAGGCCCCGCGCAGCAAACTCTCCTACAACGAAACCCGCGAACTGGCGGCGCTGCCTGACCAGATCAGCGCGCTGGAGGCGGAACAGGCCGAACTGAACCAGCGTCTGCTGGACCCCAACTGCTACCGAGACGCGCCCAAGGAAGCCATCGCCTGGCAGCAGCGCGTGGAGGCCATCGACGAACTGCTGCTGGACAAGCTGGCGCGCTGGGAAGAGCTGGAGCAGCGCGCCAACTGA
- a CDS encoding substrate-binding periplasmic protein, translating to MRRVPTLDTPALPLAAAMAMAMAMAGAHGQPLRACASDADFPPYVFTASSGESGVAQDTGLAINVLQRALRRAGLEPAAVQRLPWKRCREMVAHGQLDIAIDVPTRELDPARFLATDAYATVHHLYFYSRRKHPDAAPLRSPDDLKRFRACGLFGSNLTALGAAPSRQDTGAKNVRSAIAKVAEDRCDVFIEFKEVIDNLSQRDAALRDAINQPGLARAELPGEAPAGLHFEFTPATKDGVALRQSFNATIRDLTRNGEMERMTP from the coding sequence ATGCGGCGCGTCCCGACACTCGATACTCCTGCCCTGCCTCTGGCCGCGGCGATGGCGATGGCGATGGCGATGGCAGGCGCGCATGGCCAGCCACTGCGCGCCTGCGCGTCGGACGCTGATTTCCCGCCCTATGTTTTCACCGCGTCGTCCGGCGAATCCGGCGTCGCCCAGGATACCGGGCTCGCCATCAACGTGCTGCAGCGCGCGCTGAGGCGAGCCGGACTGGAGCCGGCCGCCGTGCAGAGGCTGCCCTGGAAGCGCTGTCGGGAAATGGTCGCCCACGGCCAACTGGACATCGCCATCGACGTACCCACCCGCGAGCTCGACCCCGCCCGCTTTCTGGCCACCGATGCGTACGCCACGGTCCACCATCTGTACTTCTACTCCCGCCGCAAGCACCCCGACGCCGCGCCGCTGCGCTCGCCGGACGATCTGAAGCGCTTTCGCGCCTGCGGGCTGTTCGGCAGCAATCTGACCGCGCTCGGCGCCGCCCCATCGCGCCAGGACACTGGCGCCAAAAACGTCCGCAGCGCGATCGCCAAAGTAGCGGAGGACCGCTGCGACGTCTTCATCGAATTCAAGGAAGTGATAGACAATCTGTCGCAACGCGATGCCGCCTTGCGCGACGCGATCAACCAACCCGGCTTAGCTCGAGCCGAGCTGCCCGGCGAGGCTCCGGCCGGTTTGCACTTCGAATTCACCCCCGCGACGAAAGACGGCGTTGCGCTGCGCCAGTCTTTCAACGCCACCATCCGCGATCTGACGCGCAACGGCGAGATGGAGCGGATGACGCCCTGA
- a CDS encoding substrate-binding domain-containing protein produces MNRSMIAKMASWMGAAALALAAAPASAADIVYIAAKAELPFWSTVGQGVKAVAESNGYAYVEMDSGLSAERQLDNVRRAVEQHAAGIVISPTNSKSAEDALLLAKRAKIPVAIADIGSSGGDYVSFVKSDNYRGAYDVGVALAKEMRARGWGGGAYGMIAIELARKNGLDRSNGFRDAMRDAGFPRESVLRQMRDYSAEETYHYVRAALAAHPELRGLFVETDQPVEGALRAIREAGRDKQMLLVSFDAMPEVASLLKRGALIAVGMQQPYLMGRSAAEGLAAQLHGKPPAREVLIPVLVATRLNIDQLMPVAARTVFGRPPK; encoded by the coding sequence ATGAACCGTTCGATGATCGCGAAAATGGCTTCCTGGATGGGCGCAGCTGCGCTCGCCCTGGCGGCGGCGCCAGCGAGTGCCGCCGATATCGTTTACATCGCCGCCAAGGCGGAGCTGCCCTTTTGGTCAACGGTGGGGCAGGGCGTCAAGGCGGTGGCGGAGTCCAACGGCTACGCCTATGTGGAAATGGACAGCGGGCTCAGCGCGGAGAGGCAGCTGGACAATGTCCGCCGCGCCGTCGAGCAGCATGCGGCGGGCATCGTGATTTCCCCTACCAACAGCAAGTCGGCGGAGGATGCGTTGCTGTTGGCCAAGCGGGCCAAGATTCCGGTAGCCATCGCCGATATCGGCTCGAGCGGCGGAGATTACGTCAGCTTCGTCAAGTCGGACAACTATCGCGGCGCTTACGACGTAGGCGTGGCGCTGGCGAAGGAGATGCGCGCGCGCGGCTGGGGCGGCGGGGCGTACGGCATGATCGCGATAGAGTTGGCCCGGAAGAACGGGCTGGATCGCAGCAATGGATTCCGCGACGCGATGCGGGACGCGGGATTCCCTCGCGAATCCGTGCTGAGGCAGATGCGGGATTACTCCGCAGAAGAAACCTACCATTACGTTCGCGCCGCGCTGGCGGCGCATCCGGAGCTGCGAGGATTGTTCGTGGAGACGGATCAGCCGGTTGAAGGGGCGCTGCGGGCGATCCGGGAGGCGGGCAGGGATAAGCAGATGCTGCTGGTTTCCTTTGACGCGATGCCCGAAGTCGCGAGTTTGCTCAAACGCGGGGCATTGATCGCAGTCGGCATGCAGCAGCCATACTTGATGGGCCGTTCGGCGGCGGAAGGCTTGGCGGCGCAACTGCATGGAAAGCCGCCGGCCAGGGAGGTGTTGATCCCGGTTCTGGTGGCGACGCGCCTCAATATCGACCAGTTGATGCCGGTCGCAGCCAGAACGGTATTCGGCAGGCCGCCTAAATAA
- a CDS encoding C40 family peptidase, with the protein MQDNPLRDDNFDRRRLLKGAALAGLAALLAACGTTPTKTGQHRPRPGKPGGDTSLSNLRADGNGREILLYTIGLLDGGYRFGGNNPEAGLDCSGMVSYIYQNAVGIRLPHNAAQIAGIARAIPDNQMQVGDLVFFNTMNRPFSHMGIFIGDGKFVHAPRSNSTIRVARLDNVYFAPRYEGARTVLRA; encoded by the coding sequence ATGCAAGACAACCCGCTGAGGGATGACAACTTCGACCGGCGCCGCCTGCTCAAGGGCGCCGCGCTGGCGGGTCTGGCGGCTTTGCTCGCCGCCTGCGGCACCACCCCCACCAAAACCGGCCAGCATCGCCCGCGCCCCGGCAAGCCAGGCGGCGACACCTCGCTGTCCAATCTGCGGGCCGACGGCAACGGCCGCGAAATCCTGCTGTACACGATAGGCCTGCTGGACGGCGGCTACCGCTTCGGCGGCAACAATCCCGAAGCCGGCCTCGATTGCAGCGGCATGGTCAGCTACATCTACCAGAACGCCGTCGGCATCCGCCTGCCGCACAACGCGGCCCAGATCGCCGGCATCGCGCGTGCCATTCCGGACAACCAGATGCAAGTCGGCGATCTGGTGTTCTTCAACACCATGAACCGGCCGTTTTCCCATATGGGCATCTTCATCGGCGACGGCAAATTCGTCCACGCCCCGCGCAGCAACAGCACGATCCGGGTCGCGCGGCTGGACAACGTCTATTTCGCGCCCCGCTACGAAGGCGCGCGCACCGTGCTGCGCGCCTGA
- a CDS encoding COG4315 family predicted lipoprotein, producing the protein MKRTLLLGGMLAAFATASSLAAPSPVSTRDGALTDTAGMTLYVFEKDKTGDGRSACNGPCAGLWPPLAAGADDKPEGDLGLVTRDDGSRQWSWRGKPLYRFAQDSAPGERKGDNFKQLWRVAKP; encoded by the coding sequence ATGAAACGCACTTTGCTGCTCGGCGGCATGCTCGCCGCCTTCGCCACCGCCTCGAGCCTGGCCGCGCCCTCGCCGGTGTCGACACGCGACGGCGCGCTGACCGACACCGCCGGCATGACGCTCTACGTTTTCGAGAAAGACAAGACTGGCGATGGCCGCAGCGCCTGCAACGGCCCGTGCGCGGGGCTCTGGCCGCCCCTGGCCGCCGGCGCGGATGACAAGCCGGAAGGCGATCTGGGCCTGGTGACGCGAGACGACGGCTCGCGTCAATGGTCGTGGCGCGGCAAGCCGCTGTACCGCTTCGCTCAGGACAGCGCGCCCGGCGAACGCAAGGGCGACAACTTCAAGCAACTGTGGCGCGTGGCCAAACCGTAA